One Narcine bancroftii isolate sNarBan1 chromosome 3, sNarBan1.hap1, whole genome shotgun sequence DNA window includes the following coding sequences:
- the LOC138758463 gene encoding uncharacterized protein — protein sequence MIRQATLLMWEREQPGDSRPHEQKYPLNEPRWDKRTPERLASMRQYREWTIKGIREAVPKGHNFAKAFGNHQGKDESPTDFLERVRKNVQQYAGVDPSTPMGEQLIRIEFVSKSWQDIRKKLEKEEDWNEKPLSDLLKKAQRVYVQREEEGQKRAAKIMVQTIRQINAESRGERKQNPISALVKFMNEKLTNEDEYPLKWTQEEKGWLEDLKHCLTRAPVLTLPSLKQPFQQFVTHNQGTAVGVLTQEKGGQRHPVAFLSKMMDPVSRGWPTCIQGVAAAALLVEEARKLTFGGRITVYTSHSVSVLLAQTAHRWLTDSRILKYETILMVGEDLQFAKNNSCNPAQFLYDGETGEEVEHDCVELTDLQTKTREDLCDTPLGEGYEFYIDGSARCVDGMRRSGYAIIEGDAWEVVEFARLPGSWLAQSCELYALQRALRVLAEKTGTIYTDSKYAYGVVHTFGKIWKERGLITSRGKELAHEQMITLTLEALTLPLEIAVVYIPGHQMEDTPTAIGNRLADEEAKRAAMQQEVRLLTLIPIRQGIKKSSHFHC from the coding sequence atgattcgacaggctaccctcctcatgtgggaacgtgaacaacctggggactccagaccccatgaacaaaaatatcccctgaatgaacccaggtgggacaaacgaacacccgagagattggcaagtatgagacaatacagagagtggacgattaaaggaatacgggaggctgtgccaaagggtcacaatttcgccaaggcatttgggaaccaccaggggaaagatgagtcccctacggatttcttggagagggtgagaaagaatgtccaacagtatgcgggtgtagaccctagtacaccaatgggtgaacagcttattcgaatcgaatttgtgtccaaatcgtggcaggacattaggaagaaactagaaaaggaggaggactggaatgaaaaacccttgagcgacctgttaaaaaaggcgcaaagagtatatgtgcagagggaagaggaaggtcaaaagagggcagcgaagattatggtacagactatccgacagataaaTGCCGAGTCCAGaggggaaaggaaacaaaaccctatctcagctttggtgaagtttatgaaTGAAAAGTtgacaaatgaagatgaatatccattgaaatggacccaggaggagaagggatggcttgaggacttgaagcattgcCTGACGCgggccccggtactcactctgccctctttaaaacaacccttccagcaatttgtcactcataaccaaggaacagctgtgggagttttgacgcaggaaaaaggtggtcagcgacacccagtggctttcctgtccaaaatgatggacccagtgtctcgcggatggccgacgtgtatccagggagtagcggctgctgctctgttggtggaggaggcacgcaaactcacttttggaggaaggataactgtgtacacctcccattctgtgagtgttctattagcacaaaccgcccatcgatggctgactgattcccgcatattaaagtacgagaccattttaatggtcggagaagacctacagtttgctaagaataatagttgcaacccagctcagtttttatacgacggtgaaacaggggaagaagtggagcacgactgtgtcgagttgacggatctccagaccaagacccgagaggacctttgcgatactcccctgggagagggatatgaattctacattgacggctccgccagatgtgttgacggaatgaggagaagcgggtatgccataatagaaggagatgcttgggaagtggtagaattcgcgaggctacccggaagctggttggcacagtcctgcgaactatatgccttgcagagagccctcagagtactggcagagaaaactggaacaatttacactgactccaaatacgcatacggggtagtgcatacctttggtaagatctggaaggagcgcggtctgattacatcaagaggaaaggaattggcacacgaacagatgattactctgactttggaagccctgacattacccctggaaatagcagtggtctacataccaggccatcagatgGAAGATACCCCGACCGCAATTgggaacagactggctgatgaagaggccaaaagggcggCCATGCAAcaggaagtccgtttgctgaccttaatacCAATAAGACAAGGTATTAAAaaaagctcccattttcactgctaa